From Lolium perenne isolate Kyuss_39 chromosome 5, Kyuss_2.0, whole genome shotgun sequence, a single genomic window includes:
- the LOC127304129 gene encoding MEIOTIC F-BOX protein MOF-like, producing the protein MVMDHAAAAGSAATPDRLSNLPDCLLHYILSLSSMGARRLVQTSTLSRRWRHLWRTAPCLDVSPNEFQAAGGDELENWARFNNFAETLVQQHGTLGLDLLRMRVIEPPKNRDRRPTEPDGNRWVQRYLVRYSPAALDIHNRSPGAHVPLRPMSDDTTVLRRLTTLRLTGVMLCDGFERLLGAAGCPLLVHLELRDCLIGFDEVVMSPTLKTLVVDSSNMSMKQSPFRLARIVAPGLASLHLMLLRWQVDLWNFEMPSLVEATVQMKRVCYYNEFDLLCSLHNVTRLEISSFPPLDLVMEDYDDRDLPEFHNLTTLILDECDFTYDEPTLLEYFLQHAPNLEKLTLKNCELVPSSENMAERAMSMEISGKHSNLKFVEIKHPENDDDVCQLIEYLMRVSENLQKADIVMEDYGDRDLPEFHNLTTLILDECDFTYDEPTLLEYFLQHAPNLEKLTLKNCELVPSSENMAERAMSMEISGKHSNLKFVEIKHPENDDDVCQLIEYLMRVSENLQKADIVVLEGLEKPWYYAALAAQGCYR; encoded by the exons ATGGTGATGGaccatgccgccgccgccggctctGCCGCGACACCGGACAGGCTCAGCAACCTGCCGGACTGCCTGCTCCACTacatcctctccctctcctccatGGGCGCCAGGCGGCTCGTGCAGACCAGCACCCTGTCGCGGCGGTGGCGCCATCTCTGGCGTACCGCACCGTGCCTCGACGTCAGCCCCAACGAGTTCCAGGCAGCCGGCGGCGATGAACTCGAGAACTGGGCCAGGTTCAACAACTTCGCGGAGACCCTCGTGCAGCAGCACGGCACTCTCGGTCTCGATTTGCTCCGGATGCGTGTCATCGAGCCTCCCAAGAACCGGGACAGACGCCCGACCGAACCCGACGGCAACCGCTGGGTCCAACGCTACCTCGTGCGCTACAGCCCCGCCGCCCTCGACATCCACAACCGCTCGCCGGGCGCCCACGTGCCGCTGCGCCCCATGAGCGACGACACCACCGTCCTCCGCCGCCTCACCACGCTGCGGCTCACCGGTGTCATGCTGTGCGACGGCTTCGAGCGCCTCCTCGGCGCCGCCGGGTGCCCTCTGCTGGTGCACCTCGAGCTCAGGGACTGCCTCATCGGCTTCGACGAGGTGGTCATGTCTCCCACGCTCAAGACCCTCGTCGTCGACTCTTCCAACATGAGCATGAAGCAAAGCCCTTTCCGCCTGGCGCGCATTGTGGCTCCTGGCCTCGCCTCTCTCCACCTCATGCTCCTGCGCTGGCAAGTTGACCTGTGGAATTTCGAGATGCCTTCTCTCGTCGAGGCCACGGTTCAAATGAAGAGAGTCTGCTACTACAATGAATTCGATCTTCTTTGCAGCCTTCATAATGTGACAAGATTAGAGATATCCAGCTTCCCGCCGCTAGACCTG GTGATGGAAGACTATGATGACAGGGACTTGCCAGAGTTTCATAACCTGACGACACTAATCCTGGATGAGTGCGATTTCACCTATGACGAGCCCACGCTCTTGGAGTATTTTCTCCAACACGCTCCCAACTTGGAGAAGCTTACTCTCAAGAACTGCGAG CTTGTGCCGAGCTCTGAAAACATGGCGGAAAGGGCTATGTCAATGGAAATATCTGGCAAACATTCGAATCTCAAGTTTGTGGAGATCAAACACCCTGAAAACGACGATGACGTTTGCCAGCTCATCGAGTATCTGATGCGTGTTTCGGAGAACCTCCAAAAAGCTGACATT GTGATGGAAGACTATGGTGACAGGGACTTGCCAGAGTTTCATAACCTGACGACACTAATCCTGGATGAATGCGATTTCACCTATGACGAGCCAACGCTCTTGGAGTATTTTCTCCAACACGCTCCCAACTTGGAGAAGCTTACTCTCAAGAACTGCGAG CTTGTGCCGAGCTCTGAAAACATGGCGGAAAGGGCTATGTCAATGGAAATATCTGGCAAACATTCGAATCTCAAGTTTGTGGAGATCAAACATCCTGAAAACGACGATGACGTTTGCCAGCTCATCGAGTATCTGATGCGTGTTTCGGAGAACCTCCAAAAAGCTGACATTGTAGTGTTGGAAGGTCTAGAGAAGCCATGGTATTATGCTGCATTGGCAGCTCAGGGTTGCTACAGATAG
- the LOC127302015 gene encoding pentatricopeptide repeat-containing protein At3g24000, mitochondrial, producing the protein MRKHHKLLRHWLLRYRNTRPISLTASAAANPFPATATVHSDLDLLDDGELAPTPRVYHGFITACAQSKNLQDARKIHAHLASSRFAGDAFLDNSLIHMYCKCGSVVEAHKVFDEMRRKDMVSWTSLIAGYAQNDMPAEAISLLPGMLEGHFRPNGFTFASLLKAAGAYSSDGCIGGQIHALAVKCDWHEDVYVGSALLDMYARCGRMDMATAVFDKLDSKNGVSWNALISGFSRKGDGETALKVFAEMQRNRIEATHFTYSSLFNAIAGLGALEQGKWVHAHMIKSGQKLTAFLGNTILDMYAKSGSMVDARKVFDRVDNKDLVTWNSMLTALAQYGLRKEAISHFEEMRKSGIYLNQISFLCILTACSHGGLMKEGKRYFDMMEDYNLEPEIDHYVTVVDLLSRAGLLNYALVFIFKMPIEPTAAVWGALLAACRTHKNAKVGQFAADHVFELNPDDSGPAVLLYNIYASTGQWDAAARARKIMKATGVKKEPACSWIEIENSVHMFVAGDDAHPRAQEIYKMWDEISMKIRKEGYVPDMDYVLLHVDDQEREANLQYHSEKIALAFALIQMPEGATIRIMKNIRICGDCHSAFKYISKVYKREIVVRDTNRFHHFSNGSCSCGDYW; encoded by the coding sequence ATGAGAAAACACCACAAGCTTCTGCGCCACTGGCTTCTCCGCTACCGAAACACCAGACCCATCAGTCTCACCGCCTCCGCCGCGGCCAACCCATTCCCGGCGACCGCAACCGTCCATTCTGACCTCGATCTCTTGGACGACGGCGAGCTGGCCCCGACCCCGCGCGTCTACCACGGGTTCATCACCGCCTGCGCGCAGTCCAAGAACCTCCAAGATGCCAGGAAGATCCACGCGCACTTGGCCAGCTCGCGGTTCGCGGGCGACGCCTTCCTCGACAACTCGCTCATCCACATGTACTGCAAGTGCGGCAGCGTGGTCGAAGCGCacaaggtgttcgacgaaatgcgGAGGAAAGACATGGTTTCCTGGACCTCGCTCATCGCCGGGTACGCGCAGAACGACATGCCGGCGGAGGCCATTAGCCTGCTACCTGGCATGCTCGAGGGACACTTCAGGCCAAACGGGTTCACGTTCGCCAGCCTCCTCAAGGCCGCCGGCGCTTATTCTTCTGACGGCTGCATCGGCGGACAGATCCATGCTCTCGCAGTGAAGTGTGACTGGCATGAGGACGTCTATGTGGGGAGCGCGCTTCTGGACATGTACGCGCGGTGCGGGAGGATGGACATGGCCACTGCGGTGTTCGACAAGCTTGACTCGAAGAACGGGGTTTCCTGGAACGCGTTGATTTCCGGGTTTTCGAGGAAGGGCGACGGAGAAACAGCGTTAAAGGTGTTTGCAGAGATGCAGAGAAACAGGATTGAGGCAACGCATTTTACATACTCCAGCTTGTTCAATGCCATTGCTGGTCTAGGCGCTCTCGAGCAGGGCAAGTGGGTGCATGCACACATGATCAAGTCTGGGCAGAAACTGACCGCGTTTCTCGGAAATACGATTCTTGACATGTATGCAAAATCAGGTAGCATGGTCGACGCGAGAAAGGTGTTTGACCGCGTGGATAATAAAGATCTAGTTACTTGGAACTCGATGCTCACGGCACTGGCGCAATACGGGCTCCGAAAGGAAGCAATCTCCCATTTTGAGGAGATGAGGAAATCAGGCATTTACCTGAACCAGATTTCCTTCCTTTGCATTTTGACCGCCTGTAGCCATGGAGGACTCATGAAGGAGGGCAAGCGCTACTTTGACATGATGGAGGATTATAATTTAGAGCCCGAGATTGACCATTATGTTACGGTTGTTGATCTTCTCAGCCGAGCTGGTCTACTAAACTATGCTCTGGTCTTCATATTTAAAATGCCTATTGAACCAACTGCCGCTGTTTGGGGAGCCCTGCTCGCGGCTTGCAGAACGCATAAGAATGCCAAGGTAGGGCAGTTTGCAGCAGACCATGTCTTTGAACTAAACCCAGATGATAGTGGTCCAGCTGTGTTGCTGTATAACATATATGCCTCCACTGGCCAATGGGATGCTGCTGCTAGGGCGAGGAAGATAATGAAGGCAACTGGTGTGAAAAAGGAGCCTGCATGTAGTTGGATTGAGATAGAGAATTCCGTGCACATGTTTGTGGCAGGCGATGATGCCCATCCACGAGCCCAAGAGATATATAAGATGTGGGATGAGATAAGCATGAAGATTAGGAAAGAAGGATATGTTCCTGATATGGACTATGTGCTTCTGCACGTAGACGATCAAGAGAGGGAGGCAAACTTGCAGTACCACAGTGAGAAGATCGCACTCGCGTTTGCACTGATCCAAATGCCTGAAGGGGCAACCATTCGGATCATGAAGAATATTAGGATATGTGGGGATTGCCACTCTGCATTCAAATATATCTCCAAAGTTTATAAAAGGGAGATTGTTGTTAGGGACACTAATAGATTTCACCATTTCAGCAATGGTTCTTGTTCCTGTGGAGATTACTGGTGA
- the LOC127302014 gene encoding uncharacterized protein, whose translation MDRRPAEGGRGRKRARVEPAPAPPADFPFDEAAAAADPGEAWRRPPGVFQFPWQKCRGGLGVAGGGWELRDVFFRSLVDGGAAAIGVPGDRLVSPGKHQQRALFDDLDAWLAAAADGEVDPVWRSAIRGGAAGPSASASAV comes from the coding sequence ATGGATCGGCGCCCGGCGGAGGGCGGCAGGGGGAGGAAGCGCGCGAGGGTggagccggcgccggcgccgccagcgGACTTCCCGTTcgacgaggcggcggcggcggccgaccCCGGGGAGGCGTGGCGCCGCCCGCCGGGGGTGTTCCAGTTCCCGTGGCAGAAGTGCCGCGGCGGGCTCGGCGTCGCCGGCGGCGGCTGGGAGCTGCGCGACGTCTTCTTCCGCTCCCTCGTCGACGGCGGCGCGGCCGCCATCGGCGTGCCCGGCGACCGCCTCGTCTCGCCCGGCAAGCACCAGCAGCGCGCGCTCTTCGACGACCTCGACGCctggctcgccgccgccgccgacggcgAGGTCGACCCCGTCTGGCGCTCCGCGATCAGGGGCGGCGCCGCCGGACCCTCCGCGTCGGCGTCGGCGGTGTGA